TTACTATAAACCTCTGAAATGGCCTGTTTTATTTTACATGAGTCacatatactgaatcagatcatgggtccatcaaggtcagtattgtctactgagactggcagcgactctccaaggtctcaagcagaggcATTTCACACCACCTAGTGCCTggccttttacctggagatgccgaggattgaacctggagcctttTCTTGAtgttaaaaaatgtttttgcagccaccaaaggctttcaccttagataTCTTCAGTTAGATCTCTTGTATTATAGGAAGGGTTAGTCAGAGGTGGTACTATGACAGAACGGTCAGCGCGTGGGGGTGGCCGTGAGGTGAAAAAGGGATCCTATAATTCAGATGAAACAGCCATTTTTCTTAACTATAAATAGAATTTATATATAAGTACACATatgcagagtattgataagctTATTGGTTTTAGAATAGTTTCAtgagcttggtggtttcaaattaGGTATAGATCTTTGTTTCTCCCCAGACCCAgacacaaagactaattttccacatagTTCCCACTTAGGCTAGAAATAATAGAGATTTGGTCACAAAGTCCTATTTCCCTCCGTTCAGAGTAAACAGAATAAATCCATACTCTCATCCATACAGATActgattcactcaggcttttccacataGATTCACTGAACCTAACAAACATTCTGACAAACCAAATTCCACTTGATCAACAAACTTGACTAAactcaaagggccaagctacaagtgacgaatgacacttgaacggcaagtgaacagactctgcCCCTACTGTCTAATCCCTGGAGCCACTCactcatccagcccccctccttcttcctTCAGTACTTCTAACAACAGTAAACGTTGATTCAAAACCCCATaatacacagaaataaaacacaaacttATTTATGTAGCATTTACTAGTAATGATTTGGAATATCTTGGAACATGTTTTTGATCCTTGCAAGACTCAGAGATATTAGCCCCTCTCAGACATCACAATATTACACTCCAGGATTCTACGAACCGAATGTATTGGGAGCTGCCATGTTGTGTGAACAGGGTCAATGCACGTATTTGTCATGTGCATATACCTATGGCACATGTGGAAGCAAACCCTGAAAAATCCAATGGTCGATAACAGAGTGAAAATGTATACAGAGTGAAATGTGGACTGTTCCTAGCTGCCTCTTGGTGACTGACTTCAAGCAGAAACAACCCTTCTGGATGAGAGatccctccgtctgcagcagcctctcctcagctttGCTCCCcaggagtgaacaccctcccactgtgggCAAGGCCCTTATTCCCTTcttctcaggcaccatccccctactTCTCTACTGGTGCAATTTTTTTCTCCAAAACCcgttaaccaatcacagggtccaaacgggacttgggaaatgtaggccatGTAGTCACTCTAGTACAGGCTTCCCTGGAGCCACTAGACCTCACTATGTAGGCCTcaaattattgtagcataagctttcaagaactacagctctttaCCAGATGCATCtcatctgtggttctcaaaagttggttagtcttaaaggtgctactggattctttacttttttgtgactacagactaacaaggctaactcctctggatctatgtaggCCAAGGTTCATAACAACTAGTATAGTAGACTCCTGATAAACATTTTAATGAGCACAATTACAAATGAAATACTTTAACTAGTGAAGCAAAATTAGGAAACTCGCTGTTATTAAAGGAATTAAAAAATTAAGTATGTCTACTGGAAAACTAAACAGTAAAACCTTTCTTTTTTACGGCAAGGGGATTGTGAAGCTGCTGTTTGTGGAGGAGTGAACTGCATCATAGATCCACGAATGTTTGTAACGCTGAGTAAAGCAAAAATGATCTCTCCAGAAGGAATCAGTAAACCCTTCTCTAGAAAAGCAGATGGCTATGGAAGAGGAGAAGGTTGTGGGGTTCTGTTCCTGAAATCATTGCAGAAGGTACTACTATAAAACCAGCTTCCCCTACCAGATAACTATAAACTCTTAAAAACTATGTCAGCCCTAAAGATTACTAGTAAAATTAGTGCCTGCTTATGTCCATAAAACATCATTGTTTCTAATGTGTATGGCATGAAACGGTACTTTACAAGACAATGTGGAATATATCTAACTGTTAGAACTGTATTCTAGTAGTAGTTCCTATAGTCATCGTTCCTATTTTTCACAACCTTAAGTAACTCTTAATCCCTTCAACCACAGGCACAGGAAGATTTCAACAGAATATGGGGCGTTATCAGCATCTGTGCTGTCAACCAGAATGGAAGGTCTGTCACTCCAATCACCAAACCATCTCAACAAGAACAGGAAAACCTGCTACGCAGCATTTATCCTTTTCACATTGATCCATCCACTGTGCAGTACATAGAGGCACATGGCACAGGAACGGCTGCGGGAGATCCCACCGAGGCCAAGAGTATAGGCAACATCATTGGTAAAAAGAGGCCTCCTCACCTGCCCGCTCTCAAGATGGGCTCCGTGAAAGGGAACATTGGGCACACTGAGTCGGCTGCTGGGGCTGCAGGCTTAATCAAGGTTCTTCTCATGATGCACCATGGAAAGATTGTTCCCTCCTTGCACTTTTCGGAGAGCGTCAGCAGCATCAACACGGAGCAATTAAACCTCTCCATTCCAACCAGTGTGGAGAAGTGGGAAGAGTCTAGTGAGCTTGGCAGGGCAGCTGGGGTCAACTGTTTTGGATTTGGGGGGACTAATGCCCACGTTGTTGTCAGACAAGTTAAACAAACCCAGGTTCTTTCCCCAATCAAAAGGCCTGTTGAACTGTTTGTCCTTTCTGCAGCTTCAGGTAAATCTCTCAGACTGACAATGGAAGACACTGCTAGGCGTGTGAATACGAGTGAGTCAGTAACACTCCCAAGCGCAGCCTATACTTCGGCATGCAGGAGAAGCCACATGAACTTCAAATACAGGAAAGCCTTTGTGGCATCTTCTCTGCAGCACTTGAAACAGCAGTTTCTCTCTGCAGCTGAAACGGAAATAGTTCCGTCCAAGAAAGCTCCACAACTGATTTTTGTCTTCTCTGGGAATGGTCTGAATTTGAAAGGGATATTCAAAAATTTGCTGCAATCGGAACCTGTGTTCAGAGACAAATGTAAAGAAATAGAGGGATTATTCCAGCAACTCATTCCTCTTAGTATCCTAGGACTGGCCGAAAGCGACCGTGATGATTTGACAAGGCCCGAAATAGCCCAGCCCTTACTCTTCaccctgcaggtggccttggccaCACTGCTGCAGCACTGGGGAATTAAGCCTACTGCAGTTGTTGGCCATTCAGTTGGTGAGGTTGCTGCCGCCCATTGCGCTGGCTTTATTTCCCTGGAAGATGCTGTCGAGGTCATCCATCACAGGAGCAGGTTACAGGCTAAGGTCACCGGAGGCAGAATGCTGGTTGTCGGTAACATCCCCGTTCAAGAAGTGTCAGAGGCCATTGGAGCATACTCTGGGAAGGTCTGCGTTGCCGCATTTAATAGCCCTCAGTCTTGTACCTTGTCAGGAGACGCAGGTTCCATCAAAGCCATTCAGAAAGATCTAGTTGAACGTTTTGGTGGAAGGAATGCTTTCCTTCATGTTTTAAATGTACCAGCTGCATATCACAGCCACATGATGGATCCAATACTACAAGAATTGGCAGGGAGTCTATCGGGATTAAAGAAGTGGAAGCCAGAAATTGATCTAATTTCTACTGTAACAGGGAAGGTGGCTTCAGAAGATGATACTGTGTCAGGCAACTACTGGGCCAGACAAGTTCGTGATCCTGTTTCATTTGCTCAGGCCATTATGTCTTCCGTGAGAGAGAAGCCAAATGTTGTGTTCATTGAAATTGGTCCCCACAGAGCACTGCAGAGATATATCACGGAAACGTTAGGAAAGGAAACTAAAGTTTTTTCTTCCTTGCAAGCTGACAGAGAGTATGAGGCACTTCTTACACTCGTAAAAGGCCTGTTTGAACTTGGGTTCAATCCAGATTGGTCACACCTCTATGATGGATATCAAAGTGTGCCAGCAAGCTACCCTAGGTACCAGTTTGATCAGAAAAAGCTGAACTCCCACATAAAAAATGTGCTGCAACAACCAAACCACCCTTTAATTCACAGCATCAGCTATGACAATACAGAATTCAAGTGTTCCATATCTCGGGCACAAACACCGTACGTATATGAGCACGAGCACAATGGTGTTGCTGTAGTTCCTGGTGCCTTTTTTGTTGAACTTGCTTTAGCAGCTGTGATGACCAGTTCAAGACCAAAACTTCCCTTATGTTTCTGTCAAATGATGATAAGGTTCATGGCACCATGTGTTTTAAGTGAAGATTCTCATGATTTGAAGATAAAAATGGAATGGCAAAAAGCACTGAATGATTTCAAAATACTGTCCCCATTAGGTGAAGTTTATGCTTTGGGACATGTCACATGGAACCAGAAAATATCCCTTGAAGAAAGGAGTATTTCCTATAGAGATATTTTTCAACGATGTACAACTTTGGTAAGCAGCAAGGAACTGTATGAAATGTTAACTTCCTTCGGATTCCAGTATGGTTCATCAATGAAGCTGATGAGTGATGTATTTTATTGTGAAGAACTGAAGGAAGCTATTACTTTAATTAAGGTGAACAAACAAACTGCAGTAGAAATGTACAAGTATTTTATCCATCCAGTTCTCTTAGACTGTTTTCTCCAACTAACAGGGGTGATTACTACAAAAACTTGCAAAAATGGTATAGGATTTCCTTCTTACATAAATAGCCTTGTAATTGTTAGACCTCTGGAAGAGGAATTGTTTatatatttgaaaataagcaAGTCTACCGAGAACTATATAGAGTTTTGTGGATGCTTTACAGATAAACATGGTTCCATCTTAGCTGAGATAAAATGTATTAGGATTACTCTTATCAAGAATTCTTCCCATAGTGAACATGACGTGCTGTTTGAAAATAAATGGAAGGAAATACCTCATTCCCACATGATCCAAAACTCAGGAAATGCACCTAAGTTAGCAgtatttgctgataaaataggAGTCTCTCAGCAACTCAAAAAATACTTACATAAAGATTCTAGGTTTTTGGCATACAAGGACTGGGAGGAATTGTTGGAAGTCAGAAGCCTGAAATCACCTGCACAGGAAAAAATTAAACTGGAACTGCAGAATTACAATGATGTTTTGTTCATGTGGGGAATCCACCGATTAAATGAAGGAAATCCAGACTCCCTAGTTGCAGATTTGTCAAAATGCTGTGAAGCTCTTCGGCAACTTATTATTGTTTTGCGAGAGAAGAACATTCATTGTTCCATCAAGATAGTCACATACAGGACTACAGAGAAGTCCGTAGACCACATTAATCCTGGCTTTGCTTTGTATGGCATGGTGCGAAGCTGTATGATTGAAGTTTCCGAAATCACATTTCAGATGATTGACATCAGCTCCACAAGCACAATGGACATCTCAGCCTTAGCAGACGTTTTAGCAGAATATAAACAAAATTATCCTGAACTCCGTATCCATCATGGAAGAATATATGTTTCTGAGATCAGACGTACTTCAGTTATTGGTGTACACAACAATTTACCTTCTCAGGCTTGTCAGAATACTGAGCTGTTCAGTCTGTACACTTCTGATCCATATGAAACGAAGGACTTATCTGCTGAGCTGGCTGATAACACTAATATTCCTCTGGATGATCACAGTGTTGAAATTCAGATTGAGAAAATAAGTCTTCATTCTGAAGACTACTTTCCTGTTAGTGTCTCTAGCTGTGAGTTTGGAAATGCATTATACTGGAATTCACAGACAGTGGATAAGCACAAGCTTCTAGCTCTGGACTGCAGTGGGAAAGTTGTTGCAACTGGCAGCAAAGTGAGGGAGGTCAAGGTGGGAGACGACATTGTTTCCTGTTATCCCGTTATTGCATCTTCCAGAATCCGGATCCCAGAGATGGTATGCTTTAACACCCAGAACTTCCCATGCTTTGAAACTGTGCCATGTGTGTCCTTCTTTCAAATAGCATGGGAAATTTTGCATCGGACATTGCCAAAAATTAAGCAGAAGGGAattttaggcattatttctacagaATCAGAGTCAGTTTTGTGCAAAGTGCTTAATCTGTCAGCTGAGGAAGCAGGATGGAAAACCATATGTACAAGACTGGGCAGTAATCTGGAGCAACGTATTGATGAATGCAATGCCcttgtttttcttcctcctctagAAAGGTTGCCCAAAGATATTTTAAGTCACCTCCCACAGCTCCAGGATGTAGTCGTAATATGTGACAACTGCCATACAGAATGTCCAAGGTATTTCATTGGAAATGATAATGAAAACTTCCAAATTCATATTCTCAGTATTATCAGCATTTTCCAGAAAGCAtctttgaagaaaaaaatcaagcCCTTTTCCAGTTGGATGAAGTCACTGCAACTTAAACAGTTTGTGAACATACCTTGCTCAGTTTTTCAACAAACAGCGAAATATGAGAACACAGATTCTTTAACATCATCGCATTTTACAAGAAAAACGGTCCACTTTGCAGTGCTAAAAAGTAACATGCACAGCAACTGTTGTTCAGATATACTGCTGTATGAAGGAAAGGGGAAAATGTTTAAGGAGAATGCTGTTTACATAGTTACAGGAGGACTCACTGGCCTTGGGTTTGAAACAGTTAGATTTATTGCTGAAAATGGCGGAGGATGCATTGTGATACTTTCGCGAAGAAACCCAAGTGCTGAGAAGCAGGAAGAAATAAGGGTTTTGCAGCATCAGAGTAAAGGGAGCAGAATAATCAGCCTGCAGTGCAATGTCATCTTCAGGTCCGATGTCGAGAAAGCTGTCAGGGCAATCAGCAGCATCTTTCCCAAGTGCCCAATCAAAGGGGTGTTCCACGGTGCTGTGGTTTTACATGATGGATCCGTTGAAGCCTTGACTGTGTCTGACTTTGAGGAAGTTTTCAGTCCTAAGGTGGCAGGAGCCATGAATCTTCACCATGCTACCCAAGGGCAGGATCTGGACTATTTTGTGTGTTATTCATCAGTTTCTTCATTTCTTGGAAATTCAATGCAAGCAAACTACGCTGCGGCCAATTCCTTCCTGGACCTTTTCTGCCATTACAGGAGAAACTGTGGACTTGCAGCACAGTCCATTAACTGGGGTGCCTTGAATCTTGGACTACTGCAAAATCAAAACGAAATTCAAAATTTCTTGGAATCCAAGGGTATAGCAATCCTGCAAGTGAATGATTTTCATGAGTATTTTAAACGCAGTTTAATTCTGAACAATCCTCAACAAGCTATCATAAAGTTCAGTTTCAAAAACCTGACCAATTATTTCATTTCTCAAAATCCTGCACTCAGAAATCGAATGCATTCACTCATTGCAGAAATCACTGGTGGTCATTTAGAACCTTTCGAGGAAACCGTACCCCAGGACTTGGCTCCAGTAAAATCTGAAGATTATATCATGGCCCTGGTGAGCCAACTTGGTGGTTCAGATCGAAGTGATATAGCAATGAATGCATCACTTTTGTCCATTGGCATTGATTCTTTGTTAGTCATGTCACTGCAGAATCGCATTTTCCAAGAACGACGAGTAGCTATACCACTTGTAAAGCTGCTTGACCCTCATACCACGGTGTTTACCCTTGCATTGCTTTTAGAAGAAAAATCTAAAGAAAGCAGAAAATCTGATAATGCGTCCAGAAAGCAGAATATTGAAGAACACTGACACGTTTTTACAAAGTTGACAATTTTTATATCACATTTGGAAGTCTAAATAATGATAGTAATTAGTAACCTTCAACAACAGCCATAATTTGTCTGAATGAATGAATTAGAAGTGAAATCTTATTTCATGTAATCTTTTCCACTGTGGATTTCAAAGCAAAATGTACATTTTTAAGTGTGCTGAAGATTTtggttttcattttcattttatttttgagaTTGGGTACAGTGTCAAATTAAGTTTGTGAAAAGCAGAGAATAATGATATAAATGTACATACCATGCTTCACTGTAATATCTCAGTCTTCAAGGAAGATGCTGCACTGTATTTTGTTTTACATCTTTTGTTCAAAATATAACATAATTTAGCGGCTGTGGCTCAATGACATGAAAAAGATTCTGGCTCCAGTTCTTGGTATGGAAGGTCTTAGGTATTACCTTTATCCTAGTTTTAAACCTCACAATATtacttaagactagagatgggcacgaacctaaatatgaccccaaaaaaagcatgaaccaggccagttcggggttcgcgaaccagggtttgtggaagctcctttccatgctggttcgttgggtcatatttacaggggcagtttaaatggccatttccccagggaaatggccatttaaactgcccttttaagggccctgctgcagcaggtccttttaaactatcagctggcaggcagggccgGATCCAGGGAGGGCATGGGGGTAGCCTGCTCCTGGTGCTgctaaagagggggcgccaggtatggctgccagccaccaggagcacaccgtggcttgctgcatgggaggttgagcgcagggttgggaggccctcgcctgccccgccaatggggtggctggcttgccgcacgtgcaggacctcccagccctgcgctcagccaccccagCGCATGCCTGCgccaccgctgccagctccgtggcgcaccaTGTGCTGGAGCGGCAGGCTTGCTGCACGGGTGGCACGGGGCAGCAGGGCAGGTGTACCACGCGGAGGGCCTCCAACTCTGTGCTCAGCCGCCTGCACGGCAAGTCTGCCGCCCCAGCGCACACCTGGGCTGCCTCCGCCAGCTCCGTGCTGCACTGGGCGCTTGGGCGGCAGACTTGCTGCACAGGTGGCACGCCTcctgcccctgcatgatgatgtcacgaaagtgatgtcatcacacagcgctgggAGTGCATGCGCGCGCACGCGTGCAGGGAAGGGGCCAGACAAGGGTTGCAacgggcaccagcaaccctagatccggccctgctggcAGGTGGTctatgcccatgtctacttaagacACAAAGAAATGATATAGAGAAGTCTGAAAGTTTGAAAATATCCTTAACAATATTTCTACATAATTTTATAGAAATTGTGTAGTTTTAATATTCTGCTATATATTTTTGATATTGTGTCTATTCTCTAATGTTtctttttgttatattattatttagtTTTAATAGTTTGATATTCTGTTTCcaatattatgtttactgtctaatgtcactttctgttatatatactgtttttggtttttttcctacaGTTCAATACAAAAttttaacaaaatttaaaaaagaaaaaaaatattcttaaCAATGTTCAATATTCATGGGacacataagtcagctatgacttgagggcactctccaccacatacCGTATTGCATTGtagttttctgttttcttcttctcATTGAACTTATTGCAAAATAAGAGATTAAATTGCTCTTTGTACCTAAAATGTACAGTTCTATCCTGAGCGTGTAAACTATGTATTATGATATGTCAATTTTCAGTGAAGTTTTTGTAAACACAACAAACAGATAAACTTATAAATTGAATGCTGACTGGGTAGCTGAAACAAAATCCCTTACTTCATTCAGCAAAAAGCATTTTGTTTGTAATGtatataaagttaataaataaataatgttgagCCTGTTAGATTCTGGTCAATTTGCAACCTTTCATATCTGAGTATCTTTCCTTTTTTAACGGACTATATAGATTACACAACTAACACAGTTTAGGATTGCCAATtaatatagggctttaaaggccaaaaccaacactttgaattgtacTTGAGAGCAGATTGGTAACCAGTGTAATTGCTATATTATCAGGGTCACATGTTCctgatagctggccccaaccagtAGTCtagctgcaacattttgcactaacagtctctaatttgccctttctggataaagtgattgagagagtagtagctgaccaactccagatctttttggaaaactctagcacgataaaccctttccagtctggattcagaccagggcatggggcAGAGTCAGCGTTAGtggcgttagtggatgatctccttcagaatatagacaaaggacatgcctccttattgctcctcctggatctatctgcagcctttgacacagtagactatgccatcctgttgaggcatttagaaacagaagtgggcatcaaaggatgtgccctggattggtttaaatagtttctcatggaacggactcaaagggttgctgtcagagatcagctgtctccagaatgggaattatcttgtgggctTCTGCAGggtacaatcttatctcccatattattcaatctctatgtaaaacctttaggagaactcatttgcagctatggagtgggatttcatcaatatgcagatgacacctaacTCTATATTTTGCTATCTAGGTCTCTACAGGATGcaatagaaatcttagatcgctgcttgacagccatggtgaaatgactgaaaaataacaaattgaaattgaactcagacaagcctgaagtgatgcttgttgggaaggcagatctTGAAAGAtatactccccactttcagtggagttcatctgactcttgcagactcagttatgagcctaggggttatactggatccagcactactactagaaaaaaagttaaggcagccgcaaaaaatgcttactacaatcttactctagcctgggagatggcttcttacctcgacatggccaacctgaccacctggatccatgctatggtaacatcaaaacttgactattgtaatgcattggtctcccatctaagttaactaagaggctccaattggtgcaaaatgctgcagctcaactgttagcaggagcaagcaggagcttgaacatcacccccatcctacagtcactccattggctacctatcagttaccatgctcaatttaaggtattagttattacatacaaagctcttcatggctgtggcccagcatacctacaagaCTGCGTCCCTCCCTTTGTCCctctacagcagctttgctcatctgaacagggtctcttgcaggtgccagcctacacatgggtgaaatcaacagcagcccccacacagactttctctgtggtggccctacctgtggaatggcctgcctgaggtggtcaggagagcccccgctctcctggctttctgtaaacaatgcaaaactgaattattcaaaaaggctttttactcagataggagggaagtattgtagggagggggtctcagatgctttgctaatgagttagaagcatagacttcaccactatgttgctttgcatattatctgttgttttgaatatgtactcctatatactacctgtgcttcatgttatctaatgtcagtcctagaactgattgttctgttccagcaatttttcagctctgtattggatccttgtaaaatcctataacattgtttatggaaatgtcctttatatggtatggaaatgtccttcatactcattgtactaatctcaaactatataatccgccttgagtctcagtgagaaaggtggactataaatgacataaatctctctatataaaaacaagtgtcctgactgactcatcaacacccagcccaaacccctggacctagaaacatgaaatttgagaacatttctttcataatttaaacacccactaagaagggcttttaagaaattcaccctctaagggggtaaaaaggggtaaaatgtgttttcccaaagggatacaacttctttgtgtggctggcaagctgctgcctgcttgtgcccctacccactgccagctcaaccACTCTTGggctgattgggccagcctttcaaggtcatttgcataagCTGACTGATTGGGGTTCACAACATTCCATACCTCATCCCCCCCctagacagttggaacacagaggtcagttgcatatgtggcctgactggtcctcaccccccacattctaaacagtatgcagttgctattgggaatcattgaatgtgtcctgaggtaaaatgcacatcCCAGTCTTCCCCGagaagttcactagggttgccaatctccctgtggggcctggctttcctgtgtggctagcaggctcgTGCCTGTTTGCCTTATTGAACCCCCCCCTCTCCCAGATTGGTCAGCTGtgaaactctgtgttctgaggtaaaaatcaggtcaaggaaactgcagacagttgaagagagacagtacaagactcctggaTAGGGataacacgcttcgctttattcagacacctttgtgaagcttgggtactatgctatcaTACTACAAAACCTACTaaatttcccccccacacacacaaatcaaaaaatgttacatacccataaatattataactggatttaaattaGTTAAATACCTTAGTGAAGGTATaaagctagtaaataaataaaataactgcaGCTTCTGAACGATCTTCAAGGGTAGCTCCAAGTACATTGCAGTGTAGTAGGTCCAATCTAGATGTATCtaaagcatggatcactgtggctataTCTGACTGAGCCAGGGACAGGCACGGCTGATTCACCAGCTGAAGTTGGGCGAAAGCACACCAACCACCACaattcacatgaacacatgaagttgctttataatgaatcagaccattagttcATCAAAGTCTATCATCTACTCTCATAGGAAATGACTCTTTAGGGACTCaagctttcacatcacttactagtTAATCCTTTTAACTACTGATGCCAGAGATTGAGCAGACAGGTTCAAGATCCTGTTTCATTTTGTGTCTTCAGTGAAAGACAAGCCAAATGTTGTGTTCATTAAAACTGGTCCCCACACAGCATTGGAGAAGTTCATTATTGAAACATTAGGAAAGGAAACTAAAAATTTTCCTTCCTTACAGTTAGACAGAGTATTTGACACTGCTTACTCTTATGAAAGACATTTTTGAATTGGGACTGAATGTGAATTGGCATCGCTTCTGTGACAGAACACACTTTAATGAAGGTTtcctaagagtctctctgcatgagacctaTCATgcaagaatgctcaagtgaaagaatatgcaacgttagccaggaagcagaattttcaaagacagatcggaaggctctgccaatttcccctctttacagagccgcAAAGGTTGCTCCTctgagggtttatttcctcttcaccttcctgaaggctctgtcagtttcacctcctcttcctaTTCAAGCCAAGGGGAGAGGGATGATATCTTCTTAgatgaagaaaattaattcccACCCCGTGTCTATaagggggggttggctctgaggaggatccCAGGGGAAACAGTTTTGAACAAAtatcaggaaacctgagttgtaaaaagGAACTctatgaagaaacattgttgctgtaaccagagtattaaacaaaacacctctcactgtttaGGAACAATGAATAAGCAACTAATTTCCAGAAAAATATTTTGCCTGCGACTTAAAGATTTTGTTCTACCAACAAATCTAACCTCAGCACTTTtattccctgactgcccttattccatccctgc
Above is a window of Eublepharis macularius isolate TG4126 chromosome 11, MPM_Emac_v1.0, whole genome shotgun sequence DNA encoding:
- the LOC129337354 gene encoding uncharacterized protein LOC129337354 — its product is MMETKNEIAIVGIGCNFPGGEGIDNFWRVLEEGKNCNIEIPPERFDIKDWYDLDNTKPGKTSTRHAAFTKEFNTFDNKLFGISDAEAERMDPQQKLLLECTYRALEDAGVTRENITGTKTGVFVGMMNRDYGLISNRDTSEINHYDGTGAAMSIAANRISYTFNLTGPSVAIDTACSSFHYALHFASHAIKQGDCEAAVCGGVNCIIDPRMFVTLSKAKMISPEGISKPFSRKADGYGRGEGCGVLFLKSLQKAQEDFNRIWGVISICAVNQNGRSVTPITKPSQQEQENLLRSIYPFHIDPSTVQYIEAHGTGTAAGDPTEAKSIGNIIGKKRPPHLPALKMGSVKGNIGHTESAAGAAGLIKVLLMMHHGKIVPSLHFSESVSSINTEQLNLSIPTSVEKWEESSELGRAAGVNCFGFGGTNAHVVVRQVKQTQVLSPIKRPVELFVLSAASGKSLRLTMEDTARRVNTSESVTLPSAAYTSACRRSHMNFKYRKAFVASSLQHLKQQFLSAAETEIVPSKKAPQLIFVFSGNGLNLKGIFKNLLQSEPVFRDKCKEIEGLFQQLIPLSILGLAESDRDDLTRPEIAQPLLFTLQVALATLLQHWGIKPTAVVGHSVGEVAAAHCAGFISLEDAVEVIHHRSRLQAKVTGGRMLVVGNIPVQEVSEAIGAYSGKVCVAAFNSPQSCTLSGDAGSIKAIQKDLVERFGGRNAFLHVLNVPAAYHSHMMDPILQELAGSLSGLKKWKPEIDLISTVTGKVASEDDTVSGNYWARQVRDPVSFAQAIMSSVREKPNVVFIEIGPHRALQRYITETLGKETKVFSSLQADREYEALLTLVKGLFELGFNPDWSHLYDGYQSVPASYPRYQFDQKKLNSHIKNVLQQPNHPLIHSISYDNTEFKCSISRAQTPYVYEHEHNGVAVVPGAFFVELALAAVMTSSRPKLPLCFCQMMIRFMAPCVLSEDSHDLKIKMEWQKALNDFKILSPLGEVYALGHVTWNQKISLEERSISYRDIFQRCTTLVSSKELYEMLTSFGFQYGSSMKLMSDVFYCEELKEAITLIKVNKQTAVEMYKYFIHPVLLDCFLQLTGVITTKTCKNGIGFPSYINSLVIVRPLEEELFIYLKISKSTENYIEFCGCFTDKHGSILAEIKCIRITLIKNSSHSEHDVLFENKWKEIPHSHMIQNSGNAPKLAVFADKIGVSQQLKKYLHKDSRFLAYKDWEELLEVRSLKSPAQEKIKLELQNYNDVLFMWGIHRLNEGNPDSLVADLSKCCEALRQLIIVLREKNIHCSIKIVTYRTTEKSVDHINPGFALYGMVRSCMIEVSEITFQMIDISSTSTMDISALADVLAEYKQNYPELRIHHGRIYVSEIRRTSVIGVHNNLPSQACQNTELFSLYTSDPYETKDLSAELADNTNIPLDDHSVEIQIEKISLHSEDYFPVSVSSCEFGNALYWNSQTVDKHKLLALDCSGKVVATGSKVREVKVGDDIVSCYPVIASSRIRIPEMVCFNTQNFPCFETVPCVSFFQIAWEILHRTLPKIKQKGILGIISTESESVLCKVLNLSAEEAGWKTICTRLGSNLEQRIDECNALVFLPPLERLPKDILSHLPQLQDVVVICDNCHTECPRYFIGNDNENFQIHILSIISIFQKASLKKKIKPFSSWMKSLQLKQFVNIPCSVFQQTAKYENTDSLTSSHFTRKTVHFAVLKSNMHSNCCSDILLYEGKGKMFKENAVYIVTGGLTGLGFETVRFIAENGGGCIVILSRRNPSAEKQEEIRVLQHQSKGSRIISLQCNVIFRSDVEKAVRAISSIFPKCPIKGVFHGAVVLHDGSVEALTVSDFEEVFSPKVAGAMNLHHATQGQDLDYFVCYSSVSSFLGNSMQANYAAANSFLDLFCHYRRNCGLAAQSINWGALNLGLLQNQNEIQNFLESKGIAILQVNDFHEYFKRSLILNNPQQAIIKFSFKNLTNYFISQNPALRNRMHSLIAEITGGHLEPFEETVPQDLAPVKSEDYIMALVSQLGGSDRSDIAMNASLLSIGIDSLLVMSLQNRIFQERRVAIPLVKLLDPHTTVFTLALLLEEKSKESRKSDNASRKQNIEEH